In Candidatus Sulfotelmatobacter sp., the sequence CGATCCGGACCGCGACCAGCGCGATGCCTCTCCCACGAGCCCGGGGCCGCGGGGCCACGCGTGCGGCGGTGCCGCGGCGGCGGGCGATTGCTTCGCGCCCTCCGAGGTGCTAAGAAGTCGCGCCGATCGCGCGCCCCGTCGTCCACCCCTTTCACTCCCGCGGGAGCTATCGATGAAGGCCAACGAAGTGACCGTCGACTGGCTCCAGAGCCTCGACTTCCTGGTGCAGCCGGCCGGCAAGGCGACCATCCACGGCGTGATCGTGCGCGATCTCACCGTGCACCTGGACGGGCGCGGCGAGGTGACCGAGCTCTACAGCCGGCCGTGGATGAAGGACGGACTCGAGTCGGTCGAGCACGTCTACCAGAGCGCTACCGACTACGGAGTGGTCAAGTGCTGGCACCTGCACCAGGTGCACACCGATCAGTTCACGGTGACGCGCGGCAAGCTGCAGGTGTCGCTGGTTGACGTGCGCGAGAGCTCGCCGACGTTTCGCCACGTCAACACCCTGTTCCTGGGCAGCCTCAAGCCGCGGCTCATCAAGATTCCGCCCATGATCCTGCACGGCTGGAAGGCGCTCACCGCTCCCGAAGTGCTGGTGGTCAACTTCCAGTCGCACGTCTACGACGTGAAGGACGAGTTCAAGTTTCCGTGGGACACCGTGCTGTCCGAGATCTGGGAGCCGCTGAACGGCTGACCCGGCGCCGGCCCGCGCCCCGCATGAGCGAATTTCCCAAGCTGACCCTGCGTCATCTGCCGCGCTTTCGGGTGCCGCTCGACCACCCGGTGCTGGACGGTGGCGTGATCGAAATGCCGGCCGGCGATTTCATCCAGGTGGCGAACGCCGAGACGGCGCGGTTCGTGGCGCACCTGGAATTCCGCGGCGGCGTGCCGGCGGCTCGCGGCAATCACTACCATCACGTGAAGACCGAGGTGCTCACGGTGGTGCGTGGCCGGTTGCGCGCGCGCTACGCCGATCTCGACACCGGCGCGCGTCTGGAGCTGGTGCTGGTGGCAGGCGATCAGGTACGGGTCTCGCCGCGTTGCGCCCACTCGTATTCGGCGCTCGAGGATTCGGCGGCGATCGAGTGGGCGACGCACGACTTCGATCCCGCGGACGCGGTCGCGTTCAGCTTCGAGTAGGCCGCACCCGGGCCCGGGCCGCGCCGCGCGGCCGGCCCTAGCGAGCCACCACCAGCCGCGCGTTCACCGCCTTCTCGCCCTGCGTCAGCCGCAGCAGGTACACGCCCGGCTCGAAGGACGATGTCTCGAGCGCCAGCCGCGGCGCGAGCAAAGCCCCGTCGATCGCCCGCTCCCAGCGGCGCCGGCCCGCCAGGTCGAACAGCTCGAGGCGAGCGGGGCGTGCTTCGGCGAGCGACAGCGCGATCTCGGCGCGACCGATCGCCGGACTGGGAGTGACGCCGGAGATGGCGAGCGACCATCGCGGCAGCGTGATCCAGGTCTCCCCCGCGGGGCCCTCGGCGAGGCTCAGCCGATAGCCGTAGGTCGCGCCGGGCGTCACCTCGCGGTCTTCGAATCGCAGCAGCCCCGAGCCATCGGCGATCAGAGTCGCCAGCGCCCGCCACGAGGCGCGATCCACGCTGCGCTCGACGGTCGCCGACGAACCGCCGCGCGCGAGCAGCCAGCTCACGCGCACGCGATCCGCGCCGGCCTCGGCCGAGACCAGCGACGCGAGCGCCGGCACCAGCGCGTCGCCCCGCATCCGCGCCGCGTAGAGATCGGGCGGACCGGGTATGCCCGACAGATCGAGCCCGCTCCAGGTCAGGAACACGCCGCCCGCCCCGTCGCTCAACATCACGGGCGCGCCGAACACCACGTTGGTGTCGGCGCAGGCGCGGCCATCCACCGGCCAGCCGCCGGCGATGGCG encodes:
- a CDS encoding dTDP-4-dehydrorhamnose 3,5-epimerase family protein; translation: MKANEVTVDWLQSLDFLVQPAGKATIHGVIVRDLTVHLDGRGEVTELYSRPWMKDGLESVEHVYQSATDYGVVKCWHLHQVHTDQFTVTRGKLQVSLVDVRESSPTFRHVNTLFLGSLKPRLIKIPPMILHGWKALTAPEVLVVNFQSHVYDVKDEFKFPWDTVLSEIWEPLNG